A part of Anaeromyxobacter diazotrophicus genomic DNA contains:
- a CDS encoding CxxxxCH/CxxCH domain c-type cytochrome, whose product MGVKLISFAPVATASGLPRPSYDIASQTCSNVACHMVPAGTFTYYACGVDSEATLERASFGGTPVTTPPWYSAVAGGCVSCHDNPPDARTKTWHSGTHGGDAAMNECSFCHPDVTSSGGVLTLSQATNCGPGGTFGPCAALHRNGTVEVAPRWRSSCFGCH is encoded by the coding sequence GTGGGCGTCAAGCTCATCTCGTTCGCGCCCGTGGCCACCGCCAGCGGCCTGCCCCGTCCGAGCTACGACATCGCTTCCCAGACCTGCTCCAACGTCGCGTGCCACATGGTCCCGGCGGGCACTTTCACGTACTATGCGTGCGGAGTGGACAGCGAGGCCACGCTCGAGAGAGCGAGCTTCGGCGGTACGCCGGTGACGACGCCCCCCTGGTACTCGGCGGTCGCGGGGGGCTGCGTCTCCTGCCATGACAATCCGCCGGACGCGCGCACCAAGACCTGGCACAGCGGCACGCACGGCGGCGACGCGGCGATGAACGAGTGCTCGTTCTGCCATCCCGACGTGACCAGCTCGGGCGGCGTGCTGACGCTCAGCCAGGCGACGAATTGCGGGCCCGGCGGCACCTTCGGCCCGTGCGCTGCGCTGCACCGCAACGGAACGGTCGAGGTGGCTCCCCGGTGGAGGAGCAGCTGCTTCGGGTGTCACTGA